From one Lolium rigidum isolate FL_2022 chromosome 4, APGP_CSIRO_Lrig_0.1, whole genome shotgun sequence genomic stretch:
- the LOC124648159 gene encoding probable GABA transporter 2 — translation MAGHTHTGLTPFLVSPASGHGTPTSSYAGSCSYAGDHKAAAAAAAEAGDAGAAFVLESKGTWWHAGFHLTTAMVGPTVLTLPYALRGMGWGVGLTALTAVAAVTFYTYYLMSRVLDHCEAAGRRHIRFRELAADVLGSGWVFYLVVTVQTIINAGITIGSILIAGNCLQIMYTSLTPVGPLKLYHFIMIVAVVLALFSQMPSFHSLRYINLGSLLLCFGYTILVSGACIRAGMSSNAPVKDYSLSPSNSVKTFDAFLSISILATVFGNGILPEIQATLAPPAAGKMVKALTMCYAVVFFTFYLSAISGYWAFGNAVQSNALQSLMPDEGPALAPTWLLGLSVVLVLLQLLAIALVYSQVAYEIMEKRSADAAHGRFSRRNLVPRVALRTGYVAACAFVAAALPFFGDIVGVVGAVGFIPLDFVLPVVMYNVALAPPRRSLVYVANVVIVFVFTAVGVIGAVASVRKLVLDAGQFKPFSDHVVD, via the exons ATGGCCGGCCACACCCACACCGGATTGACCCCGTTCCTCGTCTCGCCGGCGAGTGGGCACGGCACGCCCACCTCTTCCTACGCCGGCTCCTGCTCCTATGCCGGCGAccacaaggcggcggcggcggctgctgcggaGGCGGGCGACGCCGGGGCGGCGTTCGTGCTGGAGTCCAAGGGGACGTGGTGGCACGCGGGGTTCCACCTCACGACGGCCATGGTCGGGCCGACGGTGCTGACGCTGCCGTACGCGCTCCGGGGCATGGGCTGGGGCGTGGGCCTCACGGCGctcaccgccgtcgccgccgtgacCTTCTACACCTACTACCTCATGTCCAGGGTGCTCGACCACTgcgaggccgccggccgccgccacatCCGATTCCGGGAGCTCGCCGCCGATGTGCTCG GATCTGGGTGGGTGTTCTACCTGGTTGTCACCGTGCAGACTATAATCAACGCCGGGATCACCATCGGCAGCATCCTCATCGCCGGCAACTGTCTACAG ATTATGTACACGAGCCTGACGCCAGTTGGCCCGTTGAAGCTGTACCATTTCATCATGATCGTGGCCGTCGTACTGGCTCTGTTCTCGCAGATGCCGTCGTTCCACTCGCTGCGCTACATAAACCTAGGCTCCCTGCTCCTCTGCTTTGGCTACACCATTCTCGTCTCCGGCGCTTGCATCCGGGCAG GTATGTCGAGCAATGCTCCTGTGAAGGATTACTCGTTGAGTCCgtccaactccgtgaagaccttcGACGCATTCCTCTCCATCTCCATCCTGGCCACCGTGTTCGGCAACGGCATCCTACCGGAGATCCAGGCCACGCTGGCGCCACCGGCGGCTGGGAAGATGGTGAAGGCGCTGACGATGTGCTACGCCGTGGTCTTCTTCACATTCTACCTGTCGGCCATCTCCGGCTACTGGGCCTTCGGCAACGCGGTGCAGTCCAACGCCCTGCAGAGCCTGATGCCAGACGAGGGTCCCGCGCTGGCGCCGACGTGGCTGCTTGGCCTCTCGGTGGTGCTCGTCCTCCTCCAGCTACTGGCCATCGCGCTGGTGTACTCGCAGGTGGCGTACGAGATCATGGAGAAGCGGTCGGCGGACGCGGCGCACGGGAGGTTCTCGCGGCGGAACCTGGTGCCGCGCGTGGCGCTGCGGACCGGGTACGTGGCGGCATGCGCGttcgtggcggcggcgctgccgttCTTCGGCGACATCGTCGGCGTGGTCGGTGCCGTCGGGTTCATCCCGCTCGACTTTGTGCTCCCCGTCGTCATGTACAACGTGGCGCTGGCACCGCCTAGGAGATCCCTGGTGTACGTTGCCAATGTGGTGATCGTCTTCGTGTTTACTGCCGTCGGGGTCATTGGCGCCGTCGCGTCCGTGAGGAAGCTTGTGCTCGATGCCGGGCAGTTCAAGCCCTTTAGCGATCACGTCGTTGACTGA
- the LOC124648160 gene encoding probable GABA transporter 2: MADNSGGNPFLVSPSTGHRASFSLSSMASGAVADEAATRRRAPGAVDGKPEADAGSAFVLESKGTWWHAGFHLTTAMVGPAVLSLPYAFRGIGWGLGLGVLTALGAISFYTYYIMSRVLDHCEAAGRRHIRFRDLAADIFGSGWAFYLVVAVQTAINTGTTIGSILLAANCVEILYSSLRTDGPLKLYHFILLIAVVLALLSQMPSFHSLRYINLGSLLLSLGYTILLSAACIRAGLSSNAPTKDYSLSTSKSEKTFDAFLSVAILAAAYGNGILPEIQATLAPPAAGKMAKALVICYSVASFTFYLPAITGYWAFGKTVRSNAMQSLMLETGPSLAPTWLLGLAVVLVLLQLLAIALLYAQVAYEVMEKMLADPTQGRFSQRNLMPRLALRTIYVAFCAFVAAALPFFGAIVGVIGSVGFIPLDFVIPVVMYNMAVSPPRRSLVYITNFVIMVVFTGVGVIGAIASVRKLVLNAGRFKLFSDHAFN, translated from the exons CGGGCCACCGCGCCTCCTTCTCCCTTTCGTCCATGGcctccggcgccgtcgccgaTGAAGCCGCGacacgccgccgcgcgcccggcgCCGTCGACGGCAAGCCGGAGGCGGACGCAGGGTCAGCGTTCGTGCTGGAGTCGAAGGGGACGTGGTGGCACGCGGGCTTCCACCTCACGACGGCCATGGTGGGGCCGGCGGTGCTGTCGCTGCCGTACGCGTTCCGGGGCATCGGCTGGGGGCTGGGGCTCGGGGTGCTCACCGCCCTTGGAGCCATCTCCTTCTATACCTACTACATCATGTCCAGGGTGCTAGACCACTGCGAGGCCGCCGGCCGTCGCCACATCCGATTCCGAGACCTCGCCGCCGACATCTTTG GATCTGGATGGGCGTTCTACCTGGTGGTGGCCGTGCAGACTGCAATCAACACCGGAACAACCATTGGCAGCATCTTGCTCGCCGCCAACTGTGTCGAG ATTCTGTATTCGAGCTTGAGAACTGATGGCCCTTTGAAACTGTACCATTTCATCCTTCTTATCGCCGTCGTGTTGGCTTTACTATCCCAAATGCCGTCATTTCACTCTCTCCGCTACATCAACCTCGGCTCGCTGCTCCTTAGCTTGGGCTACACCATCCTCCTTTCCGCCGCCTGCATTCGGGCAG GTCTCTCGAGCAATGCTCCGACGAAGGATTACTCGCTGAGCACTTCCAAGTCGGAGAAAACATTTGACGCCTTCCTCTCCGTCGCCATCCTAGCTGCCGCGTATGGCaacggcatcctgccggagatcCAAGCCACGCTAGCGCCACCGGCCGCCGGGAAGATGGCGAAGGCGCTTGTGATCTGCTACTCGGTAGCGTCCTTCACCTTCTACCTACCGGCCATCACCGGCTACTGGGCCTTTGGCAAGACGGTGCGGTCCAACGCCATGCAGAGCTTGATGCTCGAGACGGGGCCCTCGCTAGCACCGACATGGCTTCTCGGCCTTGCCGTTGTGCtcgtcctcctccagctcctcgcCATCGCGTTGTTGTACGCGCAAGTGGCGTATGAggtgatggagaagatgctggcaGACCCGACGCAAGGGAGGTTCTCACAGCGGAACCTCATGCCAAGGTTGGCACTGAGGACCATCTATGTGGCGTTCTGCGCGTttgtggcggcggcgctgccgttCTTCGGTGCCATTGTGGGCGTGATTGGGTCTGTGGGGTTCATCCCGCTCGACTTCGTGATTCCCGTCGTCATGTACAACATGGCCGTGTCTCCACCTAGGAGGTCGCTGGTGTACATAACCAATTTTGTGATCATGGTTGTGTTCACCGGCGTCGGGGTCATTGGCGCCATCGCCTCCGTTCGGAAACTTGTGCTCAACGCCGGGCGGTTCAAGCTCTTCAGCGACCATGCCTTCAACTGA